The following is a genomic window from Merismopedia glauca CCAP 1448/3.
AAAGCTCAAACTACTAAATATGGAACCCCAGCAGAACACCCTACGATTGAATCGGTTGCTCCTACTTCTACTCCATCAGCTACTGCACCAAAAGAAGAAAGTTGCTTATTGAATGGCGATCGCACACTTCCTGGAATTGCACTTGCTGGACACACAACCCCCTGGATAATCTCTTTTGATTTCAAAGGTAGAACTTCCGATGTAGCTAATAATGGAACATTGATTTTATCTATTCCTGATACACCAAAACCTCAGAAATGTTTAGTGATATCCCAAGGATTAGGGATGGTGAGAACAGGTGATTATGAGGGCACCAATTGCAATACATCCCGTTAAACAAAAATATGAAAAAACCATTTCATCCCATCCATCAAGATGGTTTTACACTAATAGAACTTTTAATAG
Proteins encoded in this region:
- a CDS encoding prepilin-type N-terminal cleavage/methylation domain-containing protein; this encodes MRLFNALCKEKDSGFSLLEITIVILIIAILGAIVSPSFINLYNVNKVNEAIDKTKGAIQEAQNQAIRYGRRCQIRVINKAQTTKYGTPAEHPTIESVAPTSTPSATAPKEESCLLNGDRTLPGIALAGHTTPWIISFDFKGRTSDVANNGTLILSIPDTPKPQKCLVISQGLGMVRTGDYEGTNCNTSR